The Sedimentisphaera salicampi genome includes a region encoding these proteins:
- the gatA gene encoding Asp-tRNA(Asn)/Glu-tRNA(Gln) amidotransferase subunit GatA, whose translation MDLTNKTLTEIRDEIASGKTTSLEVTKAVLADIEAENEKTGAYLEVFADHCLEKAAKIDQRIKAGEKCGALAGVPIAIKDNMTTLWGKTTCSSKILENFEAPYNATVVEKLLAEDAIIIGKVNLDEFAMGSSTENAGLGKTTNPWDSSRVPGGSSGGSAAAVSAGLCFGALGSDTGGSIRQPASFCGVVGVKPTYGRVSRYGLVAFGSSLDQIGPLARNTQDAALLMNIISGHDPKDSTSLSEEAAPNTDFTLYIDKPLEGLKIAVVPEFIDKASDSVSKAVQQAIDFYSSKGAEIREVKMPHSDYAVATYYIVATAEASANLARFDGVRYGYRSEKAENYLDVYTKSRDEGFGAEVKRRIMLGTYALSSGYYDAYYLKALKVRNLIRQDFKEIFKDCDCLLTPTSPSGAFKFGEKSDDPIQMYLEDIYTISANLAGVPGVSVPCGFDENNMPVGMQIITDTFQEAKMFQIARMFEKEHPYQNQIARKGKA comes from the coding sequence ATGGACTTAACAAACAAAACACTCACTGAGATTCGTGATGAAATAGCTTCCGGAAAGACCACGAGCCTTGAAGTTACCAAGGCGGTGCTTGCTGATATAGAGGCTGAAAACGAGAAGACAGGAGCATATTTAGAGGTATTCGCAGACCACTGCCTCGAAAAGGCGGCGAAAATAGACCAGCGAATCAAGGCCGGCGAGAAATGCGGAGCCCTTGCAGGCGTTCCGATAGCTATCAAAGATAATATGACCACGCTCTGGGGCAAAACCACCTGTTCATCCAAGATACTCGAAAACTTCGAAGCACCCTACAACGCAACAGTGGTTGAAAAGCTGCTCGCAGAGGATGCGATTATAATCGGCAAGGTCAATCTTGATGAATTCGCAATGGGCTCAAGCACGGAAAACGCAGGCCTTGGAAAAACAACCAACCCGTGGGACAGCAGCCGCGTTCCGGGCGGGAGCAGCGGCGGAAGCGCAGCAGCCGTATCAGCGGGGCTCTGCTTCGGCGCTCTGGGCTCTGATACGGGTGGTTCAATCCGGCAGCCTGCAAGCTTCTGCGGCGTTGTGGGCGTGAAGCCAACCTACGGGAGGGTTTCGCGTTACGGGCTTGTGGCATTCGGTTCGAGCCTTGATCAGATAGGGCCTCTGGCGCGCAACACGCAGGACGCCGCCCTGCTTATGAACATAATCAGCGGCCACGACCCCAAAGACAGCACCAGCCTCAGCGAAGAGGCTGCACCAAATACAGATTTCACGCTGTATATCGATAAGCCCCTCGAAGGGCTCAAGATTGCCGTAGTGCCGGAGTTTATCGATAAGGCAAGCGATTCGGTAAGCAAGGCTGTACAGCAGGCAATTGATTTCTATTCGTCCAAGGGAGCCGAAATCCGTGAGGTTAAAATGCCGCATTCGGATTACGCCGTGGCTACATATTACATCGTTGCCACCGCTGAGGCCTCGGCGAATCTCGCCCGCTTCGACGGCGTTCGCTACGGATACCGCAGCGAAAAGGCAGAGAACTACCTCGATGTGTACACAAAATCAAGGGATGAAGGCTTCGGGGCGGAAGTGAAAAGGCGGATTATGCTCGGAACATACGCCCTCTCCAGCGGCTATTACGACGCATACTACCTCAAGGCTCTGAAGGTGCGAAACCTAATCCGGCAGGACTTCAAGGAAATCTTCAAAGATTGCGACTGCCTGCTAACACCGACCTCGCCGTCGGGAGCGTTCAAATTCGGCGAAAAATCAGACGATCCGATCCAGATGTACCTCGAGGATATATACACAATCTCAGCAAACCTCGCAGGAGTGCCGGGAGTGAGCGTTCCTTGCGGATTTGATGAGAACAATATGCCAGTGGGAATGCAGATTATCACAGACACATTCCAAGAAGCAAAAATGTTCCAAATCGCAAGGATGTTTGAGAAAGAACATCCATATCAAAACCAGATCGCACGAAAAGGCAAGGCATAG
- a CDS encoding four helix bundle protein, with translation MKNDNPKSFRDYLVWQKSKDLALKVYLITKSFPREEIYGLSSQMRRSAVSVPSNIAEGFGRRSESEFLRYLRFSSGSLYELQTQTEIANELGYINNDTFESFISESDIIGKMISSLIKKILNDSR, from the coding sequence ATGAAAAATGATAACCCAAAATCATTCAGAGACTACTTAGTCTGGCAGAAATCAAAAGATTTGGCCTTGAAGGTATATTTAATTACCAAAAGCTTTCCCAGAGAAGAGATATATGGCCTTTCTTCTCAAATGCGAAGGTCTGCTGTTTCCGTTCCGAGCAATATAGCCGAGGGATTCGGGAGGCGGTCAGAGAGCGAATTTTTGAGGTACTTGAGGTTTTCCTCAGGCTCATTATATGAGCTGCAAACTCAGACTGAAATAGCCAACGAGCTGGGTTACATAAATAATGATACATTTGAAAGTTTTATTTCGGAATCTGATATAATAGGTAAAATGATAAGCAGTTTAATAAAGAAGATACTAAACGACAGCCGTTAG